The proteins below are encoded in one region of Lagenorhynchus albirostris chromosome 7, mLagAlb1.1, whole genome shotgun sequence:
- the LOC132523067 gene encoding large ribosomal subunit protein uL22-like encodes MVRYSLDPENPTKSCKSRGSNLRVHFKNTCETAQAIKGMHIRKATKHLKDVTLKKQCVPFRRYNGGVGRCAQAKQWGCTQGQWPKKSAEFLLHMLKNAESNAELKGLDVDSLVTEHIHANKAPKTRCRTYRAHGWINLYVSCPCHTEMILTEKNQIVPKAEEEVAQKKKISPKKLKKQKLMAPE; translated from the coding sequence ATGGTTCGCTATTCACTTGACccagaaaaccccacaaaatcatGCAAGTCGAGAGGTTCAAACCTTCGTGTTCACTTTAAGAACACTTGTGAAACGGCACAGGCCATTAAGGGTATGCATATCCGAAAAGCCACCAAGCATCTGAAGGATGTCACTTTAAAGAAGCAGTGTGTGCCATTCCGTCGCTACAATGGTGGAGTTGGTAGGTGTGCCCAGGCCAAACAGTGGGGCTGCACGCAGGGTCAGTGGCCCAAAAAGAGTGCTGAATTTTTACTGCACATGCTCAAAAATGCAGAGAGTAATGCTGAACTTAAGGGCTTAGATGTAGATTCTCTGGTCACTGAGCATATCCATGCGAACAAAGCCCCCAAGACACGGTGCAGGACTTACAGAGCTCATGGTTGGATCAACCTATACGTGAGCTGTCCCTGCCACACTGAGATGATCCTCACTGAAAAAAACCAGATTGTTCCTAAAGCAGAAGAGGAGGTtgcccagaagaaaaagatatccccgaagaaattgaagaaacaaaaacttatggcCCCGGAATAA